One stretch of Macaca nemestrina isolate mMacNem1 chromosome 17, mMacNem.hap1, whole genome shotgun sequence DNA includes these proteins:
- the LOC105469125 gene encoding ataxin-7-like protein 3 isoform X1 yields MPGLSSGQRGGREGGRLQRCLGLTTTPPPPCVQPCCRPLCYEQSERRLHKSLQMKMEEMSLSGLDNSKLEMFSPGAQAIAQEIYADLVEDSCLGFCFEVHRAVKCGYFFLDDTDPDSMKDFEIVDQPGLDIFGQVFNQWKSKECVCPNCSRSIAASRFAPHLEKCLGMGRNSSRIANRRIANSNNMNKSESDQEDNDDINDNDWSYGSEKKAKKRKSDKLWYLPFQNPNSPRRSKSLKHKNGFSVCTSASNTLPLLFSSSGELSNSDPFKYNNSTGISYETLGPEELRSLLTTQCGVISEHTKKMCTRSLRCPQHTDEQRRTVRIYFLGPSAVLPEVESSLDNDSFDMTDSQALISRLQWDGSSDLSPSDSGSSKTSENQGWGLGTNSSESRKTKKKKSHLSLVGTASGLGSNKKKKPKPPAPPTPSIYDDIN; encoded by the exons ATGCCAGGACTGAGCTCTGGGCAGCGAGGTGGGAGGGAAGGTGGCCGCCTTCAGAGGTGCCTTGGACTCACAACAACACCCCCACCCCCGTGTGTGCAGCCGTGTTGCCGCCCGCTGTGCTATGAGCAGTCAGAGCGCCGTCTCCACAAGAgtttacaaatgaaaatggaggaaatgtctttgtctggcCTGGATAACAGCAAACTAGAG ATGTTCTCCCCTGGGGCCCAGGCCATCGCTCAGGAGATATATGCGGACCTGGTCGAGGATTCTTGTTTGGGATTCTGCTTTGAGGTACACCGGGCTGTCAAGTGTGGCTACTTCTTCCTGGACGACACGGACCCTGATAGCATGAAGGATTTTG AGATCGTGGACCAGCCGGGGTTGGACATCTTTGGACAGGTTTTCAACCAGTGGAAGAGCAAGGAGTGTGTTTGCCCCAATTGCAGTCGCAGCATTGCCGCCTCCCGCTTTGCTCCCCATCTGGAGAAGTGCCTGGGAATGGGTCGGAACAGCAGCCGAATCGCCAACCGCCG GATTGCCAATAGCAACAATATGAATAAGTCTGAGAGTGACCAAGAGGATAATGATGACATCAATGACAACGACTGGTCTTATGGCTCGGAAAAGAAAG CCAAGAAGAGGAAATCAGACAAG CTATGGTATCTCCCATTCCAGAACCCCAATTCCCCTCGAAGATCCAAgtctttaaaacacaaaaatg GGTTCTCTGTCTGTACCTCTGCATCAAACACCcttccccttcttttttcttcttcaggggAACTTAGCAATTCGGATCCTTTTAAG TATAACAATTCAACTGGGATCAGCTATGAGACCCTGGGGCCAGAGGAGCTTCGCAGCCTGCTCACCACG CAATGTGGGGTGATTTCTGAACACACCAAGAAGATGTGCACAAG GTCCCTACGCTGCCCACAGCACACAGATGAGCAGAGGCGAACTGTGCGGATTTATTTCCTCGGGCCCTCGGC CGTCCTTCCAGAGGTCGAGAGCTCCCTGGATAATGACAGCTTTGACATGACTGACAGCCAGGCCCTGATCAGCCGGCTTCAGTGGGATGGCTCCTCTGACCTCTCACCCTCTGATTCAGGCTCCTCCAAGACGAGTGAAAATCAGGGATGGGGTCTAG GTACCAACAGCTCTGAGTCACggaaaaccaagaaaaagaaatcccatctGAGCCTGGTAGGGACTGCCTCCGGCCTAGGTTCCAACAAGAAGAAGAAGCCAAAGCCACCGGCACCCCCGACGCCCAGCATCTATGATGACATCAACTGA
- the LOC105469125 gene encoding ataxin-7-like protein 3 isoform X13 gives MKMEEMSLSGLDNSKLEAIAQEIYADLVEDSCLGFCFEVHRAVKCGYFFLDDTDPDSMKDFEIVDQPGLDIFGQVFNQWKSKECVCPNCSRSIAASRFAPHLEKCLGMGRNSSRIANRRIANSNNMNKSESDQEDNDDINDNDWSYGSEKKAKKRKSDKLWYLPFQNPNSPRRSKSLKHKNGELSNSDPFKYNNSTGISYETLGPEELRSLLTTQCGVISEHTKKMCTRSLRCPQHTDEQRRTVRIYFLGPSAVLPEVESSLDNDSFDMTDSQALISRLQWDGSSDLSPSDSGSSKTSENQGWGLGTNSSESRKTKKKKSHLSLVGTASGLGSNKKKKPKPPAPPTPSIYDDIN, from the exons atgaaaatggaggaaatgtctttgtctggcCTGGATAACAGCAAACTAGAG GCCATCGCTCAGGAGATATATGCGGACCTGGTCGAGGATTCTTGTTTGGGATTCTGCTTTGAGGTACACCGGGCTGTCAAGTGTGGCTACTTCTTCCTGGACGACACGGACCCTGATAGCATGAAGGATTTTG AGATCGTGGACCAGCCGGGGTTGGACATCTTTGGACAGGTTTTCAACCAGTGGAAGAGCAAGGAGTGTGTTTGCCCCAATTGCAGTCGCAGCATTGCCGCCTCCCGCTTTGCTCCCCATCTGGAGAAGTGCCTGGGAATGGGTCGGAACAGCAGCCGAATCGCCAACCGCCG GATTGCCAATAGCAACAATATGAATAAGTCTGAGAGTGACCAAGAGGATAATGATGACATCAATGACAACGACTGGTCTTATGGCTCGGAAAAGAAAG CCAAGAAGAGGAAATCAGACAAG CTATGGTATCTCCCATTCCAGAACCCCAATTCCCCTCGAAGATCCAAgtctttaaaacacaaaaatg gggAACTTAGCAATTCGGATCCTTTTAAG TATAACAATTCAACTGGGATCAGCTATGAGACCCTGGGGCCAGAGGAGCTTCGCAGCCTGCTCACCACG CAATGTGGGGTGATTTCTGAACACACCAAGAAGATGTGCACAAG GTCCCTACGCTGCCCACAGCACACAGATGAGCAGAGGCGAACTGTGCGGATTTATTTCCTCGGGCCCTCGGC CGTCCTTCCAGAGGTCGAGAGCTCCCTGGATAATGACAGCTTTGACATGACTGACAGCCAGGCCCTGATCAGCCGGCTTCAGTGGGATGGCTCCTCTGACCTCTCACCCTCTGATTCAGGCTCCTCCAAGACGAGTGAAAATCAGGGATGGGGTCTAG GTACCAACAGCTCTGAGTCACggaaaaccaagaaaaagaaatcccatctGAGCCTGGTAGGGACTGCCTCCGGCCTAGGTTCCAACAAGAAGAAGAAGCCAAAGCCACCGGCACCCCCGACGCCCAGCATCTATGATGACATCAACTGA
- the LOC105469125 gene encoding ataxin-7-like protein 3 isoform X4 — translation MPGLSSGQRGGREGGRLQRCLGLTTTPPPPCVQPCCRPLCYEQSERRLHKSLQMKMEEMSLSGLDNSKLEAIAQEIYADLVEDSCLGFCFEVHRAVKCGYFFLDDTDPDSMKDFEIVDQPGLDIFGQVFNQWKSKECVCPNCSRSIAASRFAPHLEKCLGMGRNSSRIANRRIANSNNMNKSESDQEDNDDINDNDWSYGSEKKAKKRKSDKNPNSPRRSKSLKHKNGFSVCTSASNTLPLLFSSSGELSNSDPFKYNNSTGISYETLGPEELRSLLTTQCGVISEHTKKMCTRSLRCPQHTDEQRRTVRIYFLGPSAVLPEVESSLDNDSFDMTDSQALISRLQWDGSSDLSPSDSGSSKTSENQGWGLGTNSSESRKTKKKKSHLSLVGTASGLGSNKKKKPKPPAPPTPSIYDDIN, via the exons ATGCCAGGACTGAGCTCTGGGCAGCGAGGTGGGAGGGAAGGTGGCCGCCTTCAGAGGTGCCTTGGACTCACAACAACACCCCCACCCCCGTGTGTGCAGCCGTGTTGCCGCCCGCTGTGCTATGAGCAGTCAGAGCGCCGTCTCCACAAGAgtttacaaatgaaaatggaggaaatgtctttgtctggcCTGGATAACAGCAAACTAGAG GCCATCGCTCAGGAGATATATGCGGACCTGGTCGAGGATTCTTGTTTGGGATTCTGCTTTGAGGTACACCGGGCTGTCAAGTGTGGCTACTTCTTCCTGGACGACACGGACCCTGATAGCATGAAGGATTTTG AGATCGTGGACCAGCCGGGGTTGGACATCTTTGGACAGGTTTTCAACCAGTGGAAGAGCAAGGAGTGTGTTTGCCCCAATTGCAGTCGCAGCATTGCCGCCTCCCGCTTTGCTCCCCATCTGGAGAAGTGCCTGGGAATGGGTCGGAACAGCAGCCGAATCGCCAACCGCCG GATTGCCAATAGCAACAATATGAATAAGTCTGAGAGTGACCAAGAGGATAATGATGACATCAATGACAACGACTGGTCTTATGGCTCGGAAAAGAAAG CCAAGAAGAGGAAATCAGACAAG AACCCCAATTCCCCTCGAAGATCCAAgtctttaaaacacaaaaatg GGTTCTCTGTCTGTACCTCTGCATCAAACACCcttccccttcttttttcttcttcaggggAACTTAGCAATTCGGATCCTTTTAAG TATAACAATTCAACTGGGATCAGCTATGAGACCCTGGGGCCAGAGGAGCTTCGCAGCCTGCTCACCACG CAATGTGGGGTGATTTCTGAACACACCAAGAAGATGTGCACAAG GTCCCTACGCTGCCCACAGCACACAGATGAGCAGAGGCGAACTGTGCGGATTTATTTCCTCGGGCCCTCGGC CGTCCTTCCAGAGGTCGAGAGCTCCCTGGATAATGACAGCTTTGACATGACTGACAGCCAGGCCCTGATCAGCCGGCTTCAGTGGGATGGCTCCTCTGACCTCTCACCCTCTGATTCAGGCTCCTCCAAGACGAGTGAAAATCAGGGATGGGGTCTAG GTACCAACAGCTCTGAGTCACggaaaaccaagaaaaagaaatcccatctGAGCCTGGTAGGGACTGCCTCCGGCCTAGGTTCCAACAAGAAGAAGAAGCCAAAGCCACCGGCACCCCCGACGCCCAGCATCTATGATGACATCAACTGA
- the LOC105469125 gene encoding ataxin-7-like protein 3 isoform X10, producing MKMEEMSLSGLDNSKLEAIAQEIYADLVEDSCLGFCFEVHRAVKCGYFFLDDTDPDSMKDFEIVDQPGLDIFGQVFNQWKSKECVCPNCSRSIAASRFAPHLEKCLGMGRNSSRIANRRIANSNNMNKSESDQEDNDDINDNDWSYGSEKKAKKRKSDKLWYLPFQNPNSPRRSKSLKHKNGFSVCTSASNTLPLLFSSSGELSNSDPFKYNNSTGISYETLGPEELRSLLTTQCGVISEHTKKMCTRSLRCPQHTDEQRRTVRIYFLGPSAVLPEVESSLDNDSFDMTDSQALISRLQWDGSSDLSPSDSGSSKTSENQGWGLGTNSSESRKTKKKKSHLSLVGTASGLGSNKKKKPKPPAPPTPSIYDDIN from the exons atgaaaatggaggaaatgtctttgtctggcCTGGATAACAGCAAACTAGAG GCCATCGCTCAGGAGATATATGCGGACCTGGTCGAGGATTCTTGTTTGGGATTCTGCTTTGAGGTACACCGGGCTGTCAAGTGTGGCTACTTCTTCCTGGACGACACGGACCCTGATAGCATGAAGGATTTTG AGATCGTGGACCAGCCGGGGTTGGACATCTTTGGACAGGTTTTCAACCAGTGGAAGAGCAAGGAGTGTGTTTGCCCCAATTGCAGTCGCAGCATTGCCGCCTCCCGCTTTGCTCCCCATCTGGAGAAGTGCCTGGGAATGGGTCGGAACAGCAGCCGAATCGCCAACCGCCG GATTGCCAATAGCAACAATATGAATAAGTCTGAGAGTGACCAAGAGGATAATGATGACATCAATGACAACGACTGGTCTTATGGCTCGGAAAAGAAAG CCAAGAAGAGGAAATCAGACAAG CTATGGTATCTCCCATTCCAGAACCCCAATTCCCCTCGAAGATCCAAgtctttaaaacacaaaaatg GGTTCTCTGTCTGTACCTCTGCATCAAACACCcttccccttcttttttcttcttcaggggAACTTAGCAATTCGGATCCTTTTAAG TATAACAATTCAACTGGGATCAGCTATGAGACCCTGGGGCCAGAGGAGCTTCGCAGCCTGCTCACCACG CAATGTGGGGTGATTTCTGAACACACCAAGAAGATGTGCACAAG GTCCCTACGCTGCCCACAGCACACAGATGAGCAGAGGCGAACTGTGCGGATTTATTTCCTCGGGCCCTCGGC CGTCCTTCCAGAGGTCGAGAGCTCCCTGGATAATGACAGCTTTGACATGACTGACAGCCAGGCCCTGATCAGCCGGCTTCAGTGGGATGGCTCCTCTGACCTCTCACCCTCTGATTCAGGCTCCTCCAAGACGAGTGAAAATCAGGGATGGGGTCTAG GTACCAACAGCTCTGAGTCACggaaaaccaagaaaaagaaatcccatctGAGCCTGGTAGGGACTGCCTCCGGCCTAGGTTCCAACAAGAAGAAGAAGCCAAAGCCACCGGCACCCCCGACGCCCAGCATCTATGATGACATCAACTGA
- the LOC105469125 gene encoding ataxin-7-like protein 3 isoform X12 — protein MKMEEMSLSGLDNSKLEMFSPGAQAIAQEIYADLVEDSCLGFCFEVHRAVKCGYFFLDDTDPDSMKDFEIVDQPGLDIFGQVFNQWKSKECVCPNCSRSIAASRFAPHLEKCLGMGRNSSRIANRRIANSNNMNKSESDQEDNDDINDNDWSYGSEKKAKKRKSDKNPNSPRRSKSLKHKNGELSNSDPFKYNNSTGISYETLGPEELRSLLTTQCGVISEHTKKMCTRSLRCPQHTDEQRRTVRIYFLGPSAVLPEVESSLDNDSFDMTDSQALISRLQWDGSSDLSPSDSGSSKTSENQGWGLGTNSSESRKTKKKKSHLSLVGTASGLGSNKKKKPKPPAPPTPSIYDDIN, from the exons atgaaaatggaggaaatgtctttgtctggcCTGGATAACAGCAAACTAGAG ATGTTCTCCCCTGGGGCCCAGGCCATCGCTCAGGAGATATATGCGGACCTGGTCGAGGATTCTTGTTTGGGATTCTGCTTTGAGGTACACCGGGCTGTCAAGTGTGGCTACTTCTTCCTGGACGACACGGACCCTGATAGCATGAAGGATTTTG AGATCGTGGACCAGCCGGGGTTGGACATCTTTGGACAGGTTTTCAACCAGTGGAAGAGCAAGGAGTGTGTTTGCCCCAATTGCAGTCGCAGCATTGCCGCCTCCCGCTTTGCTCCCCATCTGGAGAAGTGCCTGGGAATGGGTCGGAACAGCAGCCGAATCGCCAACCGCCG GATTGCCAATAGCAACAATATGAATAAGTCTGAGAGTGACCAAGAGGATAATGATGACATCAATGACAACGACTGGTCTTATGGCTCGGAAAAGAAAG CCAAGAAGAGGAAATCAGACAAG AACCCCAATTCCCCTCGAAGATCCAAgtctttaaaacacaaaaatg gggAACTTAGCAATTCGGATCCTTTTAAG TATAACAATTCAACTGGGATCAGCTATGAGACCCTGGGGCCAGAGGAGCTTCGCAGCCTGCTCACCACG CAATGTGGGGTGATTTCTGAACACACCAAGAAGATGTGCACAAG GTCCCTACGCTGCCCACAGCACACAGATGAGCAGAGGCGAACTGTGCGGATTTATTTCCTCGGGCCCTCGGC CGTCCTTCCAGAGGTCGAGAGCTCCCTGGATAATGACAGCTTTGACATGACTGACAGCCAGGCCCTGATCAGCCGGCTTCAGTGGGATGGCTCCTCTGACCTCTCACCCTCTGATTCAGGCTCCTCCAAGACGAGTGAAAATCAGGGATGGGGTCTAG GTACCAACAGCTCTGAGTCACggaaaaccaagaaaaagaaatcccatctGAGCCTGGTAGGGACTGCCTCCGGCCTAGGTTCCAACAAGAAGAAGAAGCCAAAGCCACCGGCACCCCCGACGCCCAGCATCTATGATGACATCAACTGA
- the LOC105469125 gene encoding ataxin-7-like protein 3 isoform X9, translating to MKMEEMSLSGLDNSKLEMFSPGAQAIAQEIYADLVEDSCLGFCFEVHRAVKCGYFFLDDTDPDSMKDFEIVDQPGLDIFGQVFNQWKSKECVCPNCSRSIAASRFAPHLEKCLGMGRNSSRIANRRIANSNNMNKSESDQEDNDDINDNDWSYGSEKKAKKRKSDKLWYLPFQNPNSPRRSKSLKHKNGFSVCTSASNTLPLLFSSSGELSNSDPFKYNNSTGISYETLGPEELRSLLTTQCGVISEHTKKMCTRSLRCPQHTDEQRRTVRIYFLGPSAVLPEVESSLDNDSFDMTDSQALISRLQWDGSSDLSPSDSGSSKTSENQGWGLGTNSSESRKTKKKKSHLSLVGTASGLGSNKKKKPKPPAPPTPSIYDDIN from the exons atgaaaatggaggaaatgtctttgtctggcCTGGATAACAGCAAACTAGAG ATGTTCTCCCCTGGGGCCCAGGCCATCGCTCAGGAGATATATGCGGACCTGGTCGAGGATTCTTGTTTGGGATTCTGCTTTGAGGTACACCGGGCTGTCAAGTGTGGCTACTTCTTCCTGGACGACACGGACCCTGATAGCATGAAGGATTTTG AGATCGTGGACCAGCCGGGGTTGGACATCTTTGGACAGGTTTTCAACCAGTGGAAGAGCAAGGAGTGTGTTTGCCCCAATTGCAGTCGCAGCATTGCCGCCTCCCGCTTTGCTCCCCATCTGGAGAAGTGCCTGGGAATGGGTCGGAACAGCAGCCGAATCGCCAACCGCCG GATTGCCAATAGCAACAATATGAATAAGTCTGAGAGTGACCAAGAGGATAATGATGACATCAATGACAACGACTGGTCTTATGGCTCGGAAAAGAAAG CCAAGAAGAGGAAATCAGACAAG CTATGGTATCTCCCATTCCAGAACCCCAATTCCCCTCGAAGATCCAAgtctttaaaacacaaaaatg GGTTCTCTGTCTGTACCTCTGCATCAAACACCcttccccttcttttttcttcttcaggggAACTTAGCAATTCGGATCCTTTTAAG TATAACAATTCAACTGGGATCAGCTATGAGACCCTGGGGCCAGAGGAGCTTCGCAGCCTGCTCACCACG CAATGTGGGGTGATTTCTGAACACACCAAGAAGATGTGCACAAG GTCCCTACGCTGCCCACAGCACACAGATGAGCAGAGGCGAACTGTGCGGATTTATTTCCTCGGGCCCTCGGC CGTCCTTCCAGAGGTCGAGAGCTCCCTGGATAATGACAGCTTTGACATGACTGACAGCCAGGCCCTGATCAGCCGGCTTCAGTGGGATGGCTCCTCTGACCTCTCACCCTCTGATTCAGGCTCCTCCAAGACGAGTGAAAATCAGGGATGGGGTCTAG GTACCAACAGCTCTGAGTCACggaaaaccaagaaaaagaaatcccatctGAGCCTGGTAGGGACTGCCTCCGGCCTAGGTTCCAACAAGAAGAAGAAGCCAAAGCCACCGGCACCCCCGACGCCCAGCATCTATGATGACATCAACTGA
- the LOC105469125 gene encoding ataxin-7-like protein 3 isoform X14, translated as MKMEEMSLSGLDNSKLEAIAQEIYADLVEDSCLGFCFEVHRAVKCGYFFLDDTDPDSMKDFEIVDQPGLDIFGQVFNQWKSKECVCPNCSRSIAASRFAPHLEKCLGMGRNSSRIANRRIANSNNMNKSESDQEDNDDINDNDWSYGSEKKAKKRKSDKNPNSPRRSKSLKHKNGELSNSDPFKYNNSTGISYETLGPEELRSLLTTQCGVISEHTKKMCTRSLRCPQHTDEQRRTVRIYFLGPSAVLPEVESSLDNDSFDMTDSQALISRLQWDGSSDLSPSDSGSSKTSENQGWGLGTNSSESRKTKKKKSHLSLVGTASGLGSNKKKKPKPPAPPTPSIYDDIN; from the exons atgaaaatggaggaaatgtctttgtctggcCTGGATAACAGCAAACTAGAG GCCATCGCTCAGGAGATATATGCGGACCTGGTCGAGGATTCTTGTTTGGGATTCTGCTTTGAGGTACACCGGGCTGTCAAGTGTGGCTACTTCTTCCTGGACGACACGGACCCTGATAGCATGAAGGATTTTG AGATCGTGGACCAGCCGGGGTTGGACATCTTTGGACAGGTTTTCAACCAGTGGAAGAGCAAGGAGTGTGTTTGCCCCAATTGCAGTCGCAGCATTGCCGCCTCCCGCTTTGCTCCCCATCTGGAGAAGTGCCTGGGAATGGGTCGGAACAGCAGCCGAATCGCCAACCGCCG GATTGCCAATAGCAACAATATGAATAAGTCTGAGAGTGACCAAGAGGATAATGATGACATCAATGACAACGACTGGTCTTATGGCTCGGAAAAGAAAG CCAAGAAGAGGAAATCAGACAAG AACCCCAATTCCCCTCGAAGATCCAAgtctttaaaacacaaaaatg gggAACTTAGCAATTCGGATCCTTTTAAG TATAACAATTCAACTGGGATCAGCTATGAGACCCTGGGGCCAGAGGAGCTTCGCAGCCTGCTCACCACG CAATGTGGGGTGATTTCTGAACACACCAAGAAGATGTGCACAAG GTCCCTACGCTGCCCACAGCACACAGATGAGCAGAGGCGAACTGTGCGGATTTATTTCCTCGGGCCCTCGGC CGTCCTTCCAGAGGTCGAGAGCTCCCTGGATAATGACAGCTTTGACATGACTGACAGCCAGGCCCTGATCAGCCGGCTTCAGTGGGATGGCTCCTCTGACCTCTCACCCTCTGATTCAGGCTCCTCCAAGACGAGTGAAAATCAGGGATGGGGTCTAG GTACCAACAGCTCTGAGTCACggaaaaccaagaaaaagaaatcccatctGAGCCTGGTAGGGACTGCCTCCGGCCTAGGTTCCAACAAGAAGAAGAAGCCAAAGCCACCGGCACCCCCGACGCCCAGCATCTATGATGACATCAACTGA
- the LOC105469125 gene encoding ataxin-7-like protein 3 isoform X8, which translates to MPGLSSGQRGGREGGRLQRCLGLTTTPPPPCVQPCCRPLCYEQSERRLHKSLQMKMEEMSLSGLDNSKLEAIAQEIYADLVEDSCLGFCFEVHRAVKCGYFFLDDTDPDSMKDFEIVDQPGLDIFGQVFNQWKSKECVCPNCSRSIAASRFAPHLEKCLGMGRNSSRIANRRIANSNNMNKSESDQEDNDDINDNDWSYGSEKKAKKRKSDKNPNSPRRSKSLKHKNGELSNSDPFKYNNSTGISYETLGPEELRSLLTTQCGVISEHTKKMCTRSLRCPQHTDEQRRTVRIYFLGPSAVLPEVESSLDNDSFDMTDSQALISRLQWDGSSDLSPSDSGSSKTSENQGWGLGTNSSESRKTKKKKSHLSLVGTASGLGSNKKKKPKPPAPPTPSIYDDIN; encoded by the exons ATGCCAGGACTGAGCTCTGGGCAGCGAGGTGGGAGGGAAGGTGGCCGCCTTCAGAGGTGCCTTGGACTCACAACAACACCCCCACCCCCGTGTGTGCAGCCGTGTTGCCGCCCGCTGTGCTATGAGCAGTCAGAGCGCCGTCTCCACAAGAgtttacaaatgaaaatggaggaaatgtctttgtctggcCTGGATAACAGCAAACTAGAG GCCATCGCTCAGGAGATATATGCGGACCTGGTCGAGGATTCTTGTTTGGGATTCTGCTTTGAGGTACACCGGGCTGTCAAGTGTGGCTACTTCTTCCTGGACGACACGGACCCTGATAGCATGAAGGATTTTG AGATCGTGGACCAGCCGGGGTTGGACATCTTTGGACAGGTTTTCAACCAGTGGAAGAGCAAGGAGTGTGTTTGCCCCAATTGCAGTCGCAGCATTGCCGCCTCCCGCTTTGCTCCCCATCTGGAGAAGTGCCTGGGAATGGGTCGGAACAGCAGCCGAATCGCCAACCGCCG GATTGCCAATAGCAACAATATGAATAAGTCTGAGAGTGACCAAGAGGATAATGATGACATCAATGACAACGACTGGTCTTATGGCTCGGAAAAGAAAG CCAAGAAGAGGAAATCAGACAAG AACCCCAATTCCCCTCGAAGATCCAAgtctttaaaacacaaaaatg gggAACTTAGCAATTCGGATCCTTTTAAG TATAACAATTCAACTGGGATCAGCTATGAGACCCTGGGGCCAGAGGAGCTTCGCAGCCTGCTCACCACG CAATGTGGGGTGATTTCTGAACACACCAAGAAGATGTGCACAAG GTCCCTACGCTGCCCACAGCACACAGATGAGCAGAGGCGAACTGTGCGGATTTATTTCCTCGGGCCCTCGGC CGTCCTTCCAGAGGTCGAGAGCTCCCTGGATAATGACAGCTTTGACATGACTGACAGCCAGGCCCTGATCAGCCGGCTTCAGTGGGATGGCTCCTCTGACCTCTCACCCTCTGATTCAGGCTCCTCCAAGACGAGTGAAAATCAGGGATGGGGTCTAG GTACCAACAGCTCTGAGTCACggaaaaccaagaaaaagaaatcccatctGAGCCTGGTAGGGACTGCCTCCGGCCTAGGTTCCAACAAGAAGAAGAAGCCAAAGCCACCGGCACCCCCGACGCCCAGCATCTATGATGACATCAACTGA
- the LOC105469125 gene encoding ataxin-7-like protein 3 isoform X5 encodes MPGLSSGQRGGREGGRLQRCLGLTTTPPPPCVQPCCRPLCYEQSERRLHKSLQMKMEEMSLSGLDNSKLEMFSPGAQAIAQEIYADLVEDSCLGFCFEVHRAVKCGYFFLDDTDPDSMKDFEIVDQPGLDIFGQVFNQWKSKECVCPNCSRSIAASRFAPHLEKCLGMGRNSSRIANRRIANSNNMNKSESDQEDNDDINDNDWSYGSEKKAKKRKSDKLWYLPFQNPNSPRRSKSLKHKNGELSNSDPFKYNNSTGISYETLGPEELRSLLTTQCGVISEHTKKMCTRSLRCPQHTDEQRRTVRIYFLGPSAVLPEVESSLDNDSFDMTDSQALISRLQWDGSSDLSPSDSGSSKTSENQGWGLGTNSSESRKTKKKKSHLSLVGTASGLGSNKKKKPKPPAPPTPSIYDDIN; translated from the exons ATGCCAGGACTGAGCTCTGGGCAGCGAGGTGGGAGGGAAGGTGGCCGCCTTCAGAGGTGCCTTGGACTCACAACAACACCCCCACCCCCGTGTGTGCAGCCGTGTTGCCGCCCGCTGTGCTATGAGCAGTCAGAGCGCCGTCTCCACAAGAgtttacaaatgaaaatggaggaaatgtctttgtctggcCTGGATAACAGCAAACTAGAG ATGTTCTCCCCTGGGGCCCAGGCCATCGCTCAGGAGATATATGCGGACCTGGTCGAGGATTCTTGTTTGGGATTCTGCTTTGAGGTACACCGGGCTGTCAAGTGTGGCTACTTCTTCCTGGACGACACGGACCCTGATAGCATGAAGGATTTTG AGATCGTGGACCAGCCGGGGTTGGACATCTTTGGACAGGTTTTCAACCAGTGGAAGAGCAAGGAGTGTGTTTGCCCCAATTGCAGTCGCAGCATTGCCGCCTCCCGCTTTGCTCCCCATCTGGAGAAGTGCCTGGGAATGGGTCGGAACAGCAGCCGAATCGCCAACCGCCG GATTGCCAATAGCAACAATATGAATAAGTCTGAGAGTGACCAAGAGGATAATGATGACATCAATGACAACGACTGGTCTTATGGCTCGGAAAAGAAAG CCAAGAAGAGGAAATCAGACAAG CTATGGTATCTCCCATTCCAGAACCCCAATTCCCCTCGAAGATCCAAgtctttaaaacacaaaaatg gggAACTTAGCAATTCGGATCCTTTTAAG TATAACAATTCAACTGGGATCAGCTATGAGACCCTGGGGCCAGAGGAGCTTCGCAGCCTGCTCACCACG CAATGTGGGGTGATTTCTGAACACACCAAGAAGATGTGCACAAG GTCCCTACGCTGCCCACAGCACACAGATGAGCAGAGGCGAACTGTGCGGATTTATTTCCTCGGGCCCTCGGC CGTCCTTCCAGAGGTCGAGAGCTCCCTGGATAATGACAGCTTTGACATGACTGACAGCCAGGCCCTGATCAGCCGGCTTCAGTGGGATGGCTCCTCTGACCTCTCACCCTCTGATTCAGGCTCCTCCAAGACGAGTGAAAATCAGGGATGGGGTCTAG GTACCAACAGCTCTGAGTCACggaaaaccaagaaaaagaaatcccatctGAGCCTGGTAGGGACTGCCTCCGGCCTAGGTTCCAACAAGAAGAAGAAGCCAAAGCCACCGGCACCCCCGACGCCCAGCATCTATGATGACATCAACTGA